The genomic DNA ACGCACGGTCACGAATCGCGCTTGTCGATCCCCTCACCCGAGCCCGCATTCGCACCACCACCCTACTGCGGCCTCCGCATCGGCGCCCGACGGCTCGCGTGCTAACATATCCGGGTGATCCCCTTTCCCGGCATCGACCCGGTGGCCGTTCACATCGGCCCGCTCGCGATCCGCTGGTACGGGCTCGCCTATGTCACCGGGATCCTGTCGGCCTGGTGGCTCATGAAGCGCCGGGCGGCGCCCCGCCCCGGCTCCGGTTGGATCGAAGACCAAGTCGGCGACTTGACGTTCTATGCCGCACTCGGGCTCGTGATCGGGGGTCGGCTCGGACATGTCCTCTTCTATGATTTTCCCGTGTACGTCAAAGACCCCCTTGCGGTCTTCAAGGTGTGGCAGGGGGGCATGTCGTTTCATGGCGGGCTCATCGGCGTCCTGTTGGCCGCCACCTGCTTTGCGCGCAAAGCCGGTAAGCGCTTCTTGGAGGTCACGGATCTAGTCGCCCCGGTGGTCCCGATCGGCCTGTTGCTGGGCCGCCTCGCCAACTTCGTCAACGGGGAGCTGTGGGGTACGCCGACCGATCTCCCCTGGGGGGTGGTGTTCCCCGACCCCGCCGCCGGCGACATCCCGCGCCACCCGTCCCAGATCTATGAAGCCTTGCTCGAAGGCGTGCTCTTGTTCGCGTGGCTCTGGACGTTCTCGAAGAAACCACGGGCGATGGGCGTGGTTTCGGGGGCGTTTCTCGTCGGTTATGGCTGCGCGCGTTTTCTGGCCGAGTTCGTGCGCGCGCCGGACGTCCAGCTCGGCTACCTCGCGTTCGGCTGGCTGACCATGGGACAGGTCTTGACCGTCCCGATGCTGCTCGCCGGCCTGTGGCTGTGCCTGCGGCCGCGGCGCTGACATGGCACCCTACCTCGGGCTCTTGCGTCGGGTCCTGACTGAGGGGGTGGAAAAACGCGACCGCACCGGCACCGGCACGCTCAGCCTATTCGGCTGCCAGCTGCGCTTCGACCTGGGGATCGGGTTTCCGGTGGTCACGACCAAGCGCCTGCACATCAAATCGGTGATCCACGAGCTCCTGTGGTTTCTGCGCGGGGACACCAACGTGCGCTCCTTGCACGAGCATGGGGTGACGATCTGGGACGAGTGGGCGGACGTGAACGGAGACCTGGGTCCGGTGTACGGCGCCCAGTGGCGCGCCTGGCAGAGCGCCGATGGACGGACCATCGACCAGATGAGCCGGGTCGTGGACGGTCTCAAGACCGACCCCGATTCGCGGCGCCTCCTCGTGAGCGCCTGGAACGTGGGCGAGATCGAGCGCATGGCGCTGCCCCCCTGCCACTGCCTGTTCCAGTTCTACGTGGCAGAGGGCCGCCTGTCCTGCCAGGTGTACCAGCGTAGCGCCGACGTGTTCCTGGGCGTACCGTTCAACATCGCGAGTTACGCCTTACTGACGATGATGCTGGCCCAGGTCACGGGCCGTGTGCCGGGCGATCTCATCCACACGCTCGGGGACGTACACCTCTATCTCAATCACGTAGACCAGGCCCGGACGCAGCTCGGACGCAGCCCCTATGCGCTGCCGAGGATGCGGCTCAACCCCGACGTCCAGTCGCTGTTCGATTTCACCGCCGGCGATTTCACGCTTGAGGACTACCGTTACCACCCGCCGATCGCGGCGCCCATCGCGGTGTAGCGGAGCGTCACGCCCGGCCCGCCCTAGTAACGGACGGTGGCGTCACGAGAAACCCCGGTTGACTCAACCTCGCACCCGATCGCCCTCCACGGCATCGGTCTGGTCGTGGCCATGGCCGAAGGCCGCGTGATCGGCGCGGGCGGGCGGCTGCCCTGGCATCTCCCCGCCGATCTACGGCATTTCCGGACCTTGACCCTCGGCAAACCCATCGTCATGGGCCGCCGGACCTTCGAATCCATCGGCCGCCCGCTGCCGGGCAGGACCAACATCGTCGTTACCCGCGACGCCGAGGTGCGCGGCGCGGGCGTCCAGGTCGCCCGCGATCTCGAGGCGGCCCTGGCCGTGGCGCGGCCGCTCGGTGAGGTGATGGTGATCGGGGGTGCTTCAATCTATGCCAGGGCCCTGCCTCTGTGCGAGCGCATCTACCTCACCGAGGTACACGCCAAGATCAACGGCGACACCTGGTTTCCCGACTATGACCCAAGCGAATGGCGCGAGTGTGGCAGGATCGATCACCCGCCCGATCCGGCCAACCGCTATTCCTATAGCTTCGTGGTCCTGGAACGCGTGGGTGGGGGGCCGGTCCCGTAGCGTCGCGTGCGTTGCTGCGCTGCGCTATTACGGGGACTCCCGCCCTGCCATGGCGCAGTCGCTGAATCGGAGCCTAGCCGGGCCACGTAACCTATTGGTAGAAGGGGATAATGTAGAAATCGCGGAGGGTTTACTGGGTACGTTACAACCTCAGGCCGGTCCCTGAGCGGAGTCTGAACGCGCCCCTCCAAACGCTCCCCGCAGCAGAGACATCCCGTTCGCCTTCAACCTATCGGTGGGCGAGGTCGCCCGTCTCTCTAATGAAAGCCAGGTCCAGGGATAGGCCTGCTTGGCGCGCCGAGGATGCAAATCTTCCCGCTCCTCTGCCCTCGCTGTGGGCAGCCGATGCGGATCATCGCCTTGGTCAGCGAGGCGGGTTCCATTCAGCGTTTCCTTGAGCATCTTGGCGAGCCGACCCAGGCACCACGCATGCCCCCGCCGCCCGGGGTCCGCCCGATGCGGACGGTACGTTCGCCCTGAGTCAACCCCTACCCGTCTATGAGTTCGATCAGCGGGTGAGCGGTAGGCGCCATCCCACTCCGAACCTTGCTGCCGGTCAAGGCCTATTGATCGGCACCGGCATACTCGCGTCCGAGCACCGGATCTCAATTCCCAGAGGGCCGGGGGCCGGTCCCATAGCGCCGCGCGTGAAGCGCCCTCGCTGCGCCGCACCATTACAGGGACCCTCGCCCTGCCATGGCGCAGTCGCTGCACCGGAGCTTTTCCGACGCTGATCTGTTAGTCACGTGAAATCAAATAGATAATCATAACGGGTGGGCGGTCCCCGGCTTGGTCCAGGGCTTGCTCAACTGGTTGTGCAAGCGCCCGTGGAGTAACCCAATGAACAGTGCCATCGAGCTCATTCTGGTCACCCTCCTGGCTTCCCTCGTAGCTCAGCCGGCGGCGAGCGCGGCGCCCGTCAACGCTAGATCCGAACGGGCCTATCGCGACCGCGGCCATCGAGATCGATGACGTCTCAGTTTGCAGCGGTCGACCTCCGCCACCTTAACCCCGCGCCCGCGGGGTTTTTTATGTCCGGGCACGGGTTTTCGAGGTCGTGTCCCGAACTGCAGCCTACTCGATCTCACCTGTGCGACGACGCCCGATGCGGAAGATCGGCCCCATCGCCCAGCAGTTGGAAAGGCCCGGCATGGGCATGCTCGGCTCGGGGTGCGTCTCGATATAGGCCGTATAACTGGCTGGAGCCAGGACTGCCAGGACATCGAGGGAATTCGACATCTGCATGGCATGTCGACGGGCTCGGCGACGTGCTCGAACGAACCCCGCAAATGGCCTTGCAAGACGCCAAGGGGGGCCGCGCATCGGATGATGAGCCGGAGACCGGGGATCCGCGACCGCAGCGCATTGACTATCGGGCCGGTCTGTGCGATATGCCCGAAGCTGGTAGGAGATCGCGACGTACCGGCTGGCGCTCAGGGCCGTCCCCTCGTCACTTACGGCATATCGAAACAGCACCATGTGGTACGCCGCGCTCGCCGATCTGGTCGTCCTCGTCCATGTCCTGTTCGTGTCGTTCGTGGTGTTCGGCGGCCTCCTGGCGATGCGCTTCAAGTGGGTCGTTTGGATCCACCTGCCGGCCGCCTGTTGGGGGATCTTGATCGAGCTCTTGGGCTTCGGGTGTCCGCTCACGCCC from Pseudomonadota bacterium includes the following:
- the lgt gene encoding prolipoprotein diacylglyceryl transferase, coding for MIPFPGIDPVAVHIGPLAIRWYGLAYVTGILSAWWLMKRRAAPRPGSGWIEDQVGDLTFYAALGLVIGGRLGHVLFYDFPVYVKDPLAVFKVWQGGMSFHGGLIGVLLAATCFARKAGKRFLEVTDLVAPVVPIGLLLGRLANFVNGELWGTPTDLPWGVVFPDPAAGDIPRHPSQIYEALLEGVLLFAWLWTFSKKPRAMGVVSGAFLVGYGCARFLAEFVRAPDVQLGYLAFGWLTMGQVLTVPMLLAGLWLCLRPRR
- a CDS encoding thymidylate synthase — encoded protein: MAPYLGLLRRVLTEGVEKRDRTGTGTLSLFGCQLRFDLGIGFPVVTTKRLHIKSVIHELLWFLRGDTNVRSLHEHGVTIWDEWADVNGDLGPVYGAQWRAWQSADGRTIDQMSRVVDGLKTDPDSRRLLVSAWNVGEIERMALPPCHCLFQFYVAEGRLSCQVYQRSADVFLGVPFNIASYALLTMMLAQVTGRVPGDLIHTLGDVHLYLNHVDQARTQLGRSPYALPRMRLNPDVQSLFDFTAGDFTLEDYRYHPPIAAPIAV
- a CDS encoding dihydrofolate reductase, whose protein sequence is MVVAMAEGRVIGAGGRLPWHLPADLRHFRTLTLGKPIVMGRRTFESIGRPLPGRTNIVVTRDAEVRGAGVQVARDLEAALAVARPLGEVMVIGGASIYARALPLCERIYLTEVHAKINGDTWFPDYDPSEWRECGRIDHPPDPANRYSYSFVVLERVGGGPVP